The Desulfovibrionales bacterium region AAGTAATTTTGCCAAAAATCCTTGAGGATTTGTAGCAGTCGTATGCCCAGAATTTATAACCACCGGTAACAGGCTGATTTTATATTCTTTTCATTTTTCGCTTGACAGGAGGATATAGGATTGTCCCGGTGTCCGACGGTGTCCGACCGCAGTGCGGGAAAACCGCTCGCTAGGATCTGGGCGGGGGGGTGTTTGGTAACGGGCATTCCTACCGCGACCCTTTACACCTTGGTAAAAATTATTCAAGAAAAAAATTTAAGGCCAATAAGTGCAATAATTGTCCCGATAATCCATTTCCAGTGTCGAAGCCAAAACCGTACGATAAAATTACAAAATTTAGCGAATAAAGGAGGCTCAAATCTGGCAGGTATTGGTTTTTGCTTCTTAAGATATTTTGGTTGCTGAAGATCGATCATTTCTTGAATAGAATAAGAGACATACTTACCACGCCACCAGATTTTAATTTTCTGTATGATGCTCATTTTTATGTGTAACCCGCAAAGCTCACCGGATCTCACGGAGTACCAGCGGAGTGAAATTCCGGTGCAGAGCCCTCGTTGGAACTGTTTTCATATTGTGTCATCGCCAAGCACAGAGCGGAGTTTCTTCTTTGCTCCCTCAGAATATCCGTCAAGAGGTGTGAGCGAAGGAAAAGAGTCAAACCAGTCATCCTCCTTCCGGCTGCTTACCACGTCTCGGACTTGAACGTGGACCTCGTGTGCATCCTCTTCAGAGTTTCGTATGAATGCTACGATCTGGTGGTAAAAGTCAGGTGTACATTTCTTGACGAGTCCGAACAAGGCCTTCTTTTCAACAACCGGAAAGATGGCTGTTGTCCAATAGTCCTGACCGATTTCAGGTGCCGTACTCACAATATACAGCTTGCGGGAGTGAACATTCCTGATGTTGCTCACGACACCGCCAGGCAGATTGCCAGGCTTGTCCATCATGGTCTCCTTTGCTTTGCCTTAACGGGTTTAATTTTTGAAGTAATAAATTCGTCTATTATTTGAATCACAGCACCACGTCCCTTTTTTGTAATTTCGTTGTTAGCCTCAACTAACCCCTCTTTTATTAGTTGATCGGCGTCTGTTTTTTCTAATGCTAAAAAATCTTTGATAAACCAATCGTTGACGTTTGATTTAAGCATATTAAAATAATCCGTTGTTTTTCTTACTACTTCAGAATCCCACAAAAATTTTTGCAATCTATAATTTGGCGGTGATAAAGCAGGAGCTGATGGTGAATTATCTTTCGTTAAGAAACCTCGTTCAGCTAGAAATTGAAAACGTTTATCTTCCAAGATACCGTCAATAATTTCTCTCACTTCAGCTATTAATGTGTGTTGACTTATTTTCATTTTCTTACCTCTTTAAGGCGGCTCTAACCCCCAAATTTCTACTTGTGGCTGACGCTATGGCGAACTACATGCATGACCGTCGTTTCAAATGGCGCGCGGGTTTGAAGCATATGTGAGCATGCTATTATCAGAAACTTATAAAAAACCTCGCATACCTTCCATCAAGAAATACTGAGATCCTTTATTGTCGAAAAGGAGCACATTTTCTCAACCGTATAGCGAAAAGGGGATCCGCTTGGGTACTCGCCGCCAAAAAGGAAACGGTCGAGGTCGTTGGGTAGCCACTCCGCAATCTTTTCGCCAGGAACAAACCCTGCAAGCTTCATTCTGTAAATCACTATGCCTGACTGAGCAATCGAGAGTATGACCTTCTCTTCCGAATATAGCCCAAAGTGTCGATTATCGACCCTCTTTGTAAGTCACTATCCTTCCCATAATTACCTCTTTTGCATGTATTCGTAGACATGTGTAATTGCCATTTTCGCACCATCAGACACATTTGGTCTAGCAAGGATCGGTTGGATTATCTCTTTCCATACGACTTCTAGAGGTACTGGACCACACATGTCGATCATCAGTCGATCTTTCGCTTTAGTGACTGCTCTGACATCATTCGGGTTTACTACACCAGTCCGACGAATATTTGCATCTGCTCGGTTGGCAATTTCGATAAGCTCTTCCAGAGCCTGAGCAATATGTGTCCGTGATAGTTCTTCCGACTTTCTTTTGAGCCATCCAAACATCATTTATCCTCCTAATGCGGCAGTTGAGCAGCGGGCGCGTTTTTTAGTCCGTCTGCGTCCAGGCGCTTTGTGGGCCGATGGGACATTGTTTCTTACGTTGCATAACTCCATCACCGCCTTTGATCATCTAAAAATCTGGCCGCAAATAAGAGTCAGGTCTTTAATTTTCTCTCCAGCCCTTCCTTCTTGTACGCCCCGGCGCATCTTCGATTGGAGCTTTAACCCGTTGCAAACAGACCCCTACCCTTTTTCTATAAGGGCATATTCCTGCTGTCCACGAATGAATCTATCTATTAAAAGGTTGCGGCTTTTTTTCCGCGAGCATCCGATCCCTGATCTTCTTGGCCTTATCAGGCATGGCATAATAGAAGAACTCCATCTGCGCCTCAAGCCACTTAATCCTTTGAATGGCCGGCCGTTCCCGGTACTCTTTCATCTGCTCCATCGTCTTATAATATAACAGCGGCCGCTTATTCATCGCCCCATTCCTTTTCTATCTTTCTAAGATAATAGACATCGGCGATATCCTGTGGTCTGCCGACCTTCTTGTGAGTGCTTTAACCCATTGGGAATAAGGAACGCGCCCTCCCAGTTTAAAATCCGATCCTCCGTTTCGGCTTCTCCGGTGGAGTCATCAACTGCTTGATGGCCTCAAATACCACTTGAAATTGCTCGTCATATTTCTTTTCTATTTCTTCTACCTTACGCAGCAAATTTTTATGCGAAGATATCATCTGGCGAAGCTGCACAAAGGCCCGCATGATTAATATGTTCACCTCAATGGCCCGTTTACTGTTGAGCACTGATGATAACATGGCCACGCCTTGCTCGGTGAAGGCTATCGGCAGATATTTTGCGTGTTCGCCCCTTTTTAAGGTGCCAAATTGGCGCCTTAAAGCGTCGTACTCTTCTTTAGTGAGTTCAAACATAAAGTCCGGCGGGAATCTATCTATGTTCCTGCGAACGGCGCGCTTCAACTGCTTCGTTTCCACTCCATACAGTTCAGCCAGGTCTCGATCCAGCATGACTTTTTCGCCACGGATAATGATTATCTGGCGCTGAACTACTTCAATAGAAACCGGCGCTTTTTCGTCAGTCATCATTTGCCCCTCTAAATAAAAGCCCATCAGGTCGCAGATGCGCCGAGGCGTGCGAGAATCATTCGGCATTTACCGCTATAGAAATAAAGAAATAAGCGTGTCAGGTCCTTAATCTTGCTTTTATAGCACAAATTTCGCCGTATTGTCATTATATAGTTCCCATCCGGTAGACGACATCAAGGGAAAGGAGTAGGCACAGAAGGAGAATGGCAGGCAGGAATATTAGAAGATGGGCCGGTATTTATCGGCCGGTATGTCCAAAACCGCCGGTATTTCGGGCGCTGGGGTCAAGCTCATCCGCCAGTTCCAGATTGGCCCGGTGGACCCGGCCTAACACCATCTGGGCGATGCGCTCTCCGCGTCTAATGACGAACGGCTTTTTGCCGAAATTAATCAAGGCCACGCAGACTTCTCCCCTGTAGTCCGCATCAATAGTCCCGGGGGCATTTATGATTCCGATCCCGTGTTTGACCGCCAAACCGCTCCGTGGGCGAACCTGGAATTCAAAACCAGGGGGAATTGAAACAGACAGGCCGGTTGGGACAAGATAAACCTCTCCAGGCAAAATGGATATCTCGCTATCCAGTGCGGCGTGAATATCCATACCTGATGCATGCTCCGTCATGTAACGGGGCAACGGTATATCGGCGTCTTTTTCCGGTCTTACGCGCCTTACTTTTATCAGAATGGTATCATCCATGTTTTTTCTCTGAACCTTGACGGCTTCGTAAAAAGTCAATTTCTCGCGCAAAGGCGCAAATACCGCGAAGGGAAAATGAAAATCTGGAAATCAAGTCGTGCCTGAGGTCGTGCCTCATGCAGATTCGCCTGGGCGAACAGATTCGCCGGGGCAGAAAATCAGAAATAGAACAGTATTTTTCTTTATGAGTTCCTGAGTTCCAAATTTTGTTCTTTTTGCGTCCTTGGCGGCTTTGCGTGATATTTTAGGGCCGGAGGTTACAAGGAAAGCATATCTTCTGGAATATCTTTTTCAGAAACAGGCCCCAGGACCGTCAGAGTCAATGTCTCTGATGAAAGATACTCCTGGGCAAGCATGGCGATGTCTTCTCTGGTTACGGCATCTATCTCTGTTATCAGCTCATCATAGGTTATAAAATGGCCGAAGTGTATTTCGTTCTTGGCCAGCCTGGTCATACGGTTATCAGAACTTTCCGCGGCCAATAGCAGGCCGCCCTTCAAATGCTCTTTGGCGCTGGCCAGTTCCGCCTCATCAACAGAGTTTTTCTTGATATTTCGTATCTCACGCAGAATCAGTTCTATGGTCTGGACGGCATTTTTCTTGCTTACCCCGGCATAGATACCCGAAAGACCCGTGTCCATATATGAGGAGATAAAGGAGTAAATGGTATAAGCCAGTCCCCGGCGTTCTCTGATTTCCTGAAAGAGCCGGGAGCTCATACTGCCGCCCAGTATAATATTCAGAAGCATACAGGCGTATCGGCGGCTATCTGTTGCCGAACAGCTTTTTGTCCCTAAAATCAGGTTGACCTGTTCACATTTTTTGGGGTGAACCGCCAGATGGGATTTTACGGCGGGGGTCACACGGTTAGGCACACCGTTCCGGCCAGACACAATGGAAAACGCCCGCCTCACCTGTGACAGAAAGGCATCATGTTCCAGGTTGCCGGCAGCCGCAACCACGATCTTGTCCGGCAAATATGTCTTATGCAAGTACTTATGTATGGTCTGGGAATCTATCTGCGTGACGTTCTGGGCGGTCCCCAGCACAGAGAAGCCAAGGGGGTTGTCACCCCAAAAGAGGCTGCTGAAAAGGTCATGGATATAGTCGTCCGGGGTGTCCTCTACCATGCTGATTTCCTGTAGTATGACCTGTCGCTCCTTCTCTGTTTCCGCCGGATCAAACAGAGAGTTCAAAAAAATATCTGAGAGGAGATCGACGATGACATCCACGTGGGTGTCTAAGACCCGGGCGTGAAAGCAGGTGTTCTCACGGGAGGTGAAGGCATTGGACATGCCGCCGACGGCATCCAACTCTTTGGCTATCTGGAGGGCCGACCTCTTGGCCGTCCCCTTGAAGATCATGTGTTCGATGAAATGAGAAATGCCGTTATTTTCTTTCGCTTCATCGCGCGACCCCACGGTTACCCAGATACCCATGGAAACAGAGCGCACATACGGAATATGTTCCGTAACCACCCTGATTCCATTGTCGAGGATAGTCTTGCGATACACGTCAGTTCATACCTTGCGTTCCATTTTAAGCGACCGGTTTAACGGTCTGTCCCAGGGCGGCCTTGCGGCTCAGCTTGACCTTGCCCTGATTGTCGATTTCTATGACCTTCACCATGACCTCGTCGCCTTCGTGAAGGATATCGGTGACTTTATTTACACGCTGTGTGTCAAGTTGCGAGATATGCACGAGGCCGTCAAGCCCGGGCAGTATCTCCACAAACGCGCCAAAATCCATGATCTTTTTGACCTTGCCCAGGTATAACTCCCCGACCTCCGGTTCACGAACGATATCCTTAATCCATGCAAGGGCGCGTTCCAGAACTTCATCATTAGGAGAAATGATCCGGACACTGCCGTCGTCTTCCACTTCGATTTTAGCCCCGGTTTCACCGGTAATCTGCCTGATCACCTTTCCACCCGGGCCGATTATGTCCCTTATTTTATCCTGGTTGATATGGATGGTGACGATCTTCGGGGCATATATGGACAGGGCCTCACGTGGTTGCCGGATTACCTCGCGCATCTTTCCGAGTATGAAAAGCCGCGCTTCCCTGGCCTGTTCCAGGGCTGTCTTCATGATCTCCCTGGTCAAGCCCTTGATTTTGATATCCATCTGAAGGGCGGTAATTCCCTGGTCGGTGCCCGCCACCTTGAAGTCCATATCTCCGAGGTGGTCTTCGTCTCCAAGGATATCCGTCAGGACGATAATCTCTTCCCCCTCCTTTATCAGCCCCATGGCAATCCCGGCCACCATGGTCTTTATGGGCACACCCGCATCCATAAGAGATAAAGACCCGCCGCAAATCGTGGCCATAGAGGAAGAACCATTTGATTCCAGCACATCAGACACCAGGCGGATGGTATAAGGGAATTCTTCTTGAGTGGGTAAAACTACTGTGATGGCCCTTTCCGCCAGCGCCCCATGACCTATGTCCCGTCGCCCGGGCCCCCGCATCATACGCACTTCGCCCACACAAAAGGGCGGGAAATTGTAGTGCAGCATGAACCGCCTAAAGGTTGTCCCATTCAATGATTCAATACGCTGTTCGTCTTCAGACGTTCCCAGGGTAGTAACCGCCATAATCTGGGTCTCGCCGCGGGTAAAAAGGGCTGAACCATGTGTCCTCGGCAACACGCCGACCTCACAGGAGATAGACCGGATATCTTTAAATCCGCGGCCGTCGATGCGCCTTTTTTCTTTCACGATCATGGCCCGGACGGTCTCTTTCTCCAGGGCATAAAAGAGTTTTTTGATCTCTCCTTCCCGCCCCTCGTGATCCGGCAGAAGCGCCGACGCGACCCTTTGCTCAATGGCCCGCAGCCGCTCTCCGCGTTCCATTTTAGCGCCAACAGTAATAGCCTGGAGAAGATCGTCTCCGGCTATCTCCATAACACGGGCCTTAAGGGCCTCATCCTCCACTACCTCAGGAACCACCCTCTTGGGTTTGCCGACGGCCTCCCTGAGCTCGGCCTGCAACCGCAGGATAGGCTGCAAACCCTCATGCGCAAAAAATATGGCCTCCAGCATTACCTCTTCAGGGACGATCTGGCCGCCGCCTTCGACCATCACAATGGCATCCTTACTTCCCGCTACCACGATGTTGATATCTGAATCCGCCAGTTGGGCGGAGGTAGGATTAAGCAGCAGTTGCCCATTAATCCGCCCGACCCGCACACCGGCTATAGGGCCGGCAAAAGGGATACCGGACATTTCCAGGGCTGCCGAAGCCCCGATCAGAGCCAGTATATCCGGCTCATTTTCTTGATCCACCGAAAGCACGGTAGCAATGATCTGGGTTTCATAGCGATACCCCTTCGGGAAAAGGGGCCTTAAGGGCCGGTCAATGAGCCTTGAAGTAAGCGTCTCCTTCTCGCTGGGACGGCCGATCTCCCGGCGGAAAAAACTCCCGGGAATCCTGCCCGCAGCATACAGCATCTCATGGTAGTCCACAGTGAGGGGTAAAAAATCTATACCCTCCCGCGCCTGGTCGGAACCCACGGCCGTTACCAGCACCACCGTATCCCCATAGGATACAGTAACCGCGCCGCCGGCCTGCTTGGCCACCTTACCGGCTTCAATAGTAAGAACTCTCCCCGAGATCTCGGTTGAAAAGCGTTTCATCATCTTCTCTTATCTCCAAATCATTTATTTCTAAGCTACTTGCGGATGCCCAGCTTAGCTATTACATCGCGGTATCGCTCAACATTTATCTTTCTAAGATAATTGAGCAAGCGTCTTCTCTGGCCCACCAGTTTGAGCAACCCGCGGCGAGAGGCGTGGTCCTTTTTATGGACCTTAAAGTGTTCGGTCAGGTAGCCGATGCGTTCGCTCAAGAGGGCGATTTGCACCTCTGGTGAGCCCGTATCCGTACCATGGAGCTTGAACCGCTCAATGATCCCTTTTTTTTGTTCGATCCCAATCAACGTCTGTACCCCCTTCCCTGTAAAATAATAAGGTTAAATGTAGTTACTATAATCCTTTAAAAACACGAACAGGCTTTAAATCCCCGCTGTTATCACGCCATGTATATATAGCCAGGAGGTCGCCATACCTGGAGAGAATCCTGACCCACGGCCGGCCCGCTTTTCCGCATCCGGAGGCGATCTCTGTCTTTTTCAGAAATAATTCCCGCCCCTGTTGCACCTCCCTGGCCTGGGGTTCATCTACCTCCACCCCGGGCAAATAGCCGAGGGCGTCCGAAACCGGGAGCAGATATTTATCCTCAACGGCTTCAACAGCGACGGCCTGTTCGATGGTGAAAGGGCCGCTGCGCAGCCTCCGTAACTCCTTTAAGTATGCGCCGCAACCGATTCTTTGACCTATATCATGGACCAAGCTCCGCACATAGGTCCCTTTAGAACAAACCACCTTAAAAGACACCTCAGGAGAAGCGGCCTTCTCTACCGTCAGTTCTTTGATGGTAACCTCGCGCGCCTCTTTCTCTATGAAAACTCCCCGTCTGGCCCAGTGATAAAGAGGTTTCCCCTTGAATTTTACCGCCGAAAAAGGCGGGGGAACCTGTTTTACGACCCCGGCAAACTCAGCAAATACCTGCTGCAGTTCACTAAAGGTTATATCGGGCACATCTGAAACGGCCGTGATCTTACCGGTTACATCAAATGTATCGGTAGCTCTCCCTAAAACCAGCACACCCCCATATTCCTTTTCATCTTCAGACAGAAACTGGATAGCCCTGGTGGCCTCATTCACGCAAACAGGCAAGACACCGGTAGCAAAGGGATCCAGTGTCCCGGTGTGCCCGGCCCGTTTAACCCCCAGGGCCTTCTTTACGGTCTGTACCACTCGAAAAGAACTGCAGCCGGCCGGTTTGTCGATTACTATTATCCCTGAGCGATCCATTAGAATCCAACGGCCCTCTTCTCCATAAGATTGCCTATCTCTGATAACAACTCCTGCTTGATAGTCTCCTGGTCGCCGCTTCCCTTGAAACCCGCGGCATTGAAATGACCGCCTCCCCCGAACCTCTCAGCCAGGCGGGCGGCATTAATACCATCGCGTGAACGCAGACTGACGCTGAAGCGGCCGTCTTCTATCTCTTTAATAATAGCGGCCAATTGAACTCCGGCTATAGATCGCGGGTAATTGACAAAGTCTTCTGCGTCCTCAATGGAGGTGCGGGTAGCCCTGAGCATATCTCCGGAGACCGAGATAAGGCCTACCCGTCCTTCATAGTAAGTCTTTAGGGTGGAAAGGGCGGCGCTCAACAAACGTAAACGATTAGCCGAATAATTTTCATAAACCATGGCCAATACCCATGCGGGCTTGACGCCTAAATCTATCATCTCTGCGGCAATACGCATGGTTTGAGAACTGGTCGATGCGTAACGGAAGGACCCGGTATCCGTCAGGATGGCCACATAGATATTTATCGCCATATTATATGAGATATCCGCACCCGTGGCCTTTATCAAATGATAGACCAGCTCGCCGACGGCAGCGCTCTTCGGGTCTATCCAGCATATATCCCCGAAGGCATCACGCCCCAGATGATGATCTATAACTATAACAGGCCTTATTTCTAAAAGCCGGGGAGCTGCACGGCCTATCCGCTTGCTGTCGCCGCAATCCAGCACCAAACAGGCATCAATGGTTGATAAATCCGGAAGCTCATGTGTAATCTTTTCTACCCCGGGCAGGAAATGATACTGGGGCGGGATGGGATCTTCAGTAAAAAGAATCGGCTCTTTTCCCAGATGCTCTAACAAAAAGCCCATAGATAAAAGCGAGCCGACAGCGTCGCCGTCAGGATGAATGTGTGTGGTCAAAAGGAAACGATGACGAGCGGTTATCTCACGCTCTATATCCTCAACTATCGCCATGGTCTTCTTTTATCTCTCCGAGTAATTTATCAATACGCTCGCCATATTCAAAGGAACGGTCGTAATGGAATTCTATGTCCGGGACATGGCGAAGCTCAAGCCGGGAACCGAGGGATTTTTTAATAAATCCCGTGGCGCTTTTCAATCCGTCCACAGCCTTTTGGCGTTGTTTCTCATCTCCCATGACGCTGAAATAGATCCTGGCCATACTAAGATCGTCGCTTACATCTACCCCGGTGATCGTTACCAGACTAATACGCGGATCTTTAATCTTTCTTAAAATAATGTCAGATACCTCTGTCTGAATAAACTCGCCGAGTCTATCCGCTCTTTTATATGAAAGTTTCATAGTATTATCTTTAGTAAATGCTAACTCATGTAAATGAGGGCTAATGTCCATCACTTTTTTGGAAAGACTAAAGATTTATAATCTCTATCTTTATCTCCAGTACCTCGGCCAAGCCCAGGGACTCAATAAAATCCGCTATCTTATCTAAAGCGCTGTTGACCACTCTGCGGTCATTGCCCACGGCCGCTATACCTAATTGCGCCCTCTGCCATAAATCATGGCCGTCCACTTCACCGATGGAGACGTTAAACTTGTCGCGCACCCGGGCTATAATGCTCTTGATTACCTTCCGTTTGCCCTTTAAAGAGCCGTTCTCCGGCAAGTGCAAATCCAGCCGACAGATACCGATTACCATCCCCGTGTGCCGCTGTCGCTCCGAAATCAAAGAGTCGGCCTTACCTCTTTGAGTACATAGGCTTCTATCACGTCGCCGACCTTAACGTCATTGTAGTTTTCCAGACCGATGCCGCACTCATAGCTGGACTGGACTTCCTTTACATCTTCTTTGAACCGCCGCAGAGAAGCGAAGCGCCCGTTGTAGATAACCACGCCATCCCGAATGAGCCGGGCCTTGGCTCCTCTCTCGATCTTGCCCTCTGTAATAAAGCTGCCGCATATTGTGCCTATTTTGGAAACAGCGAATATTTGTCTAACCTCGGCCCGCCCCAATACCTTCTCTTCATAACTAGGTTCAAGGAGGCCGCTCATGGCGTTGCGGACATCGTCTATAATCTGATAAATAACGTCGTAGGTGCGCATATCCACTTTTTCCTGCTCGGCCAGGTCCTGCACCCTGGAATGGGGGCGGACATTAAACCCAATGACGATAGCATCAGATGCCGAGGCCAGGAGTACGTCGCTTTCGGTTATAGCGCCGGTAGAACCATGGATAACATTAACCCTGATCGCCGGGGTGCTCAATTTTGTGAGCGCATCGCTCAATGCCTCGAGAGAACCCTGCACATCGGCCTTAAGGACAAGCTTTAATTCCTTAACCTCACCCTCTTTCATCTTTTCGAACAATTTTTCCAGCGATATCTTGGTTACCTGGCTCAGCTCTACCTCTCTCAGCTTTTGCCGCCGGAAGGCGCTTACCTGTTTGGCCTTTTTCTCATCTTCCACCACGATAAATTCGTCTCCCGCCATAGGGATTCCGGATAAACCTTGCACCAGAATAGGCATGGACGGGCCGGCCGCAACCACCCGGATTCCATTGTCATCAAACATAGCCCGGACCTTGCCGAAAAACTGCCCGCAGACAAATGGATCGCCCTGCTTTAGCGTTCCTTTCTGTATCAGGACTGTGGCTACCGGACCGCGCCCCTTATCGATCTTGGCCTCTATAATCCTGCCTCTGGCCGATCTTTTAGGAGAGGCCTTCAATTCCAATATCTCTGCCTGCAGCAGAATTAACTCCAATAATTCCTTTATCCCTTTTTTCTGTTTGGCCGAGACTTCAGCAAATATAGCCTGTCCCCCCCAATCCTCGGGAAGCAGGCCCAACTCAGCCAGTTCACGTTTTACCCGGTCGGGATTGGCCTCAGGCTTATCAATCTTGTTTATAGCCACTATTATAGGAACTTCAGCCGCCCGGGCATGGTTTACAGCTTCTTTCGTCTGCTCCATAACGCCGTCATCTGCCGCCACTACTAAAACCACTACATCTGTGACCTTGGCGCCCCGCGCGCGCATAGCGGTAAACGCCTCATGCCCTGGTGTATCCAGAAAAACAATATCCCGGCCGTCGATGTTGACGTGATAGGCGCCGATATGTTGTGTTATACCCCCGGCCTCACCGGCCGTAACATTTGTATGGCGGATGGCATCGAGCAGAGAGGTTTTACCATGATCGACATGGCCCATAATGGTGACCACCGGAGGCCTGGCCGCGAGATCGCCTTCTGATACATCCTTAACTTGCAGCAAATCAGTCTCTTCAAACGCCGCCTTCTCTATCTCATAGCCGAATTCAGCGCCCACCAGCGCTGCGGCGTCAAAGTCGATGACCTGATTGATGGTTACCATGACGCCGAGCTGCATAAGCTTCTTAATAACCTCATTCCCTTTAATACCCATCCGCTTGGCCAGCTCACCGACCAGGATGGTATCATCAACCTTAATACGCCGTTTGATGGCCTTGGGAATGGTGACTTCGGTCGTCTGTTTCTTCTTTGCGGCAAATCTCTCCGATTTCCTGGACCGCAGCCTCCCTTCGCCGCCTGCGCGGTCATAAAGCTGGCTTTTCTCGATGATTTCCCGGCGCCGCAACACACTTTTTTTACGCTGTTCAATATGTTCCGGCACAACTTCAACCAGTTTTTTACCCTGCTTCTTTCTTGCGCCCTCTTTCGGCGCCGGTTCCGGCCTTACCGCTTCAGTAACCGCCCCGGCAACCGGTTTGACCGGTGGCTTTTTCACAACCGGAGCAGGCTTAGCTGTTTCCCGGATCGGTTCCCTTTTTCCTTGTTCTTCGGGTTTGGCTGGTTTTACTACATCCGGCCTGTGAATGATCCGCGCGTACTCTTTTTTTGGTCTCTGCGTCGGCGCAGGCGCCTCCTGAACAGGCTCAGCAGAGACTGGCGGCGGCTCCTCTTCTTCCCCGGCAGCTTCTTGTTCCTCTGCCCCAACCTTTTCTACAGGAGACCGGGGCAAGGTTTCATCTGCCGCTTCCGGCGGCGCCTCGGCCGCTG contains the following coding sequences:
- the infB gene encoding translation initiation factor IF-2 — encoded protein: MSKIRIYELAKELQMDNKQLLAQVKEMGYDVKSHMSVLEEGDVQRIKDIITGVRAEVVVDERVRPNVIRRRTKVVQTEPEPEQKTAAEAPPEAADETLPRSPVEKVGAEEQEAAGEEEEPPPVSAEPVQEAPAPTQRPKKEYARIIHRPDVVKPAKPEEQGKREPIRETAKPAPVVKKPPVKPVAGAVTEAVRPEPAPKEGARKKQGKKLVEVVPEHIEQRKKSVLRRREIIEKSQLYDRAGGEGRLRSRKSERFAAKKKQTTEVTIPKAIKRRIKVDDTILVGELAKRMGIKGNEVIKKLMQLGVMVTINQVIDFDAAALVGAEFGYEIEKAAFEETDLLQVKDVSEGDLAARPPVVTIMGHVDHGKTSLLDAIRHTNVTAGEAGGITQHIGAYHVNIDGRDIVFLDTPGHEAFTAMRARGAKVTDVVVLVVAADDGVMEQTKEAVNHARAAEVPIIVAINKIDKPEANPDRVKRELAELGLLPEDWGGQAIFAEVSAKQKKGIKELLELILLQAEILELKASPKRSARGRIIEAKIDKGRGPVATVLIQKGTLKQGDPFVCGQFFGKVRAMFDDNGIRVVAAGPSMPILVQGLSGIPMAGDEFIVVEDEKKAKQVSAFRRQKLREVELSQVTKISLEKLFEKMKEGEVKELKLVLKADVQGSLEALSDALTKLSTPAIRVNVIHGSTGAITESDVLLASASDAIVIGFNVRPHSRVQDLAEQEKVDMRTYDVIYQIIDDVRNAMSGLLEPSYEEKVLGRAEVRQIFAVSKIGTICGSFITEGKIERGAKARLIRDGVVIYNGRFASLRRFKEDVKEVQSSYECGIGLENYNDVKVGDVIEAYVLKEVRPTL